In Deltaproteobacteria bacterium, the DNA window GACTATGTCTTGTCGAAAACTGAAACCGCGTCGAATCTAAGCGCGCCGCTTGCCAGTTGGGGTCGGTTGGCCGCCAACTCGACGGCGCATATGACTGAGCATTTGTTCAACGCCGTCATCGCGGTGATTTTGCCGATCATCACCGGGGCGCTGGGACTGAGTCTGGCGCAAGCGGGAGGGTTGGCTTCGGCGCGCACATTGCTGGCCGGCGTGGCGAGTTTTCCCTCGGGTTTTCTGGCCGATCTGGCGCGCCAGCGTAATCTCTGGTTGGGCGCGTGCATCGCCTTGATTGGATTAGCTTCGTGGGGCTTGAGCGCGTCGGCGAGTTTTCCGGCGTTGATGTTCTTCATGGCGCTCGCCGGTTTTGGCGGCGGTTGGTTTCATCCCCAATCGCTGGCGATCTTATCGGCGAAATATTCCCAGCAAAAAGCTTTTGCCCTCGGCGTTCATGACAGCAGCGCCAACTTGGGCGAAGTCATCGGTCCGTTGGCGCTGGGGTTTCTGCTGACCTTTTTCGACTGGCGCATGGCACTGTTGCTCTGGGGCATTCCCGGTATCGTGATTGGCGTCGCCTATGCGCTGTTCGGCTCGGAAACCGCTCTCGCCGTGCCGCGCGGACGCGATTATCGCCGGGCGGTTTGGGACGATGTCGTCAAAAATAAATTGGTCTGCGCTCTGGTCGCGATCTCGACGCTGCGCGCCATGGGGCAGACGGCGTTGGCTTCCTTCTTGCCGCTCTACTTGTCGTTGCATCTAAAACTTCCCAGCGCTGTGGCTGGCGCCTATATGTCGATACTGTTTCTCTTTGCCGGCGTGGCGCCGGCTGTGGTCGGTTGGATCTCCGACCGCATTGGCCATCGCCGATTGATTATGGTGTTTTCGTTTTTCAGCACCATCGTCGTGCTGGCGATTCCTTATCTCGGTTCGGGCGCGATTCTCGCCATCGGTCTTGGTGCACTGGGTGCGTTGTTGTGGGCGCTCCGACCGGTGATCGTTTCGGCGGCGATGTCATCAGCGCCGCAACAGCTCTCCGGCAGCATCGTCGCGTTTATTTACGGCGCCAACATGAGTCTGTCGTTTCTGGCGCCGATCGTCGCGGGACTGATCGCCGATGCTTATGGATTACCGACCGCGCTGAGCGCGATTGCGCTTTTTCCGCTCAGCGCGTCACTGCTAACTTTTACATTGCTCAAACCAGTGAAATCGTAATAGGCTAATCATGACGCTCATCCTTACCAATCAAGAGATCGAAAGCATTTTTACCCTAGACGAATGTTTTGCCGTCTTGGAGCCGGCTTTGATGGCGCTCGGCAACGGCCGGGCGGTGAACATGCCGCGCCAGGATCTGCTCGTGCCGGGAGCGCTGGCCGATAGTTATCATGGGCTCAAAACTTCTTGCGCGTCGTTGCCGGATGCCGGCGTCACTACCCTGCGCGTCACTTCGGACGTGCTCACTTGGCCGGTGGTCGGTGGCCGGCAACGGCGTGTCAAAGTGCCGCTGGCGCAAGGGGATAAATATGTCGGCCTGGTTTTAGTTTTCAGCATCGCCAGCGGCGAACTGCTCGGGATCTTTCCCGACGGTTTTATGCAAGCGATTCGCGTCGGCGTCACCAAC includes these proteins:
- a CDS encoding MFS transporter translates to MSKTETASNLSAPLASWGRLAANSTAHMTEHLFNAVIAVILPIITGALGLSLAQAGGLASARTLLAGVASFPSGFLADLARQRNLWLGACIALIGLASWGLSASASFPALMFFMALAGFGGGWFHPQSLAILSAKYSQQKAFALGVHDSSANLGEVIGPLALGFLLTFFDWRMALLLWGIPGIVIGVAYALFGSETALAVPRGRDYRRAVWDDVVKNKLVCALVAISTLRAMGQTALASFLPLYLSLHLKLPSAVAGAYMSILFLFAGVAPAVVGWISDRIGHRRLIMVFSFFSTIVVLAIPYLGSGAILAIGLGALGALLWALRPVIVSAAMSSAPQQLSGSIVAFIYGANMSLSFLAPIVAGLIADAYGLPTALSAIALFPLSASLLTFTLLKPVKS